Proteins from a genomic interval of Oncorhynchus kisutch isolate 150728-3 linkage group LG28, Okis_V2, whole genome shotgun sequence:
- the LOC109873314 gene encoding UPF0461 protein C5orf24 homolog: MIRQVTNNNDYCMSGRPSCLAEDGRHPTSHFDLCTAQSNKFYQAPPPPPLQMTLPPLPLPPQNNLKPMPCQRQNGLSEPHPQAVGITNNEKPEDSKKKKNPGRSGRRGRPSGTTKSAGYRTSTGRPLGTTKAAGFKTSPGRPLGTTKAAGYKVSPGRPPGSIKTLSRLNKLGYGTCSAAAFPYTMMNKGSLCEPSCKEKETNE; the protein is encoded by the coding sequence ATGATACGTCAGGTGACCAACAACAATGACTATTGCATGAGTGGCAGGCCGTCATGCCTGGCAGAGGATGGCCGACACCCCACCAGTCACTTTGACCTATGCACTGCCCAGTCCAACAAGTTCTACCAAGCTCCCCCGCCCCCTCCCTTGCAAATGACCTTGCCCCCTCTGCCCCTGCCACCCCAGAACAACCTGAAACCCATGCCTTGTCAGAGGCAGAATGGCCTCAGTGAACCTCACCCCCAAGCTGTTGGAATTACGAACAATGAAAAGCCAGAGGACTCCAAGAAAAAGAAAAACCCGGGGAggtctggaaggagaggaagacctTCGGGGACCACTAAATCGGCAGGTTACAGGACCAGCACAGGGAGGCCTCTAGGAACCACCAAGGCTGCCGGCTTCAAGACCAGCCCAGGGAGGCCCCTGGGAACGACCAAGGCAGCGGGATATAAGGTCAGCCCTGGTAGGCCCCCTGGCAGTATCAAGACCCTGTCTCGCCTCAACAAACTAGGCTATGGTACGTGTAGCGCCGCAGCATTCCCCTACACTATGATGAACAAAGGCAGCCTCTGCGAACCCTCTTGCAAGGAAAAGGAGACCAACGAGTAA